Proteins found in one Ptychodera flava strain L36383 chromosome 16, AS_Pfla_20210202, whole genome shotgun sequence genomic segment:
- the LOC139114637 gene encoding small ribosomal subunit protein uS7 isoform X1 — protein MSRIRLAEVVNMSENWDEAAVAGPLTAEAPEVKLFGRWSCDDVQVSDISLTDYIAVKEKYAKYLPHSSGRYAVKRFRKAQCPVVERLTNSMMMHGRNNGKKLLTMRIVKHAFEIIHLLTGENPLQVLVNAIINSGPREDSTRIGRAGTVRRQAVDVSPLRRVNQAIWLLCTGARESSFRNIKTIAECLADELINAAKGSSNSYAIKKKDELERVAKSNR, from the exons ATGTCAAGGATCCGTCTTGCAGAG GTCGTCAATATGTCAGAAAACTGGGATGAAGCAGCTGTGGCTGGACCTCTCACTGCTGAAGCACCAGaagtaaaattgtttggcaGATGGAGCTGTGATGATGTGCAAGTTAGTGACATCAGTTTGACT GATTACATTGCAGTGAAAGAGAAGTATGCCAAGTACCTTCCACACAGCTCTGGTAGATATGCTGTCAAAAGGTTCAGGAAAGCACAGTGCCCAGTGGTGGAACGTCTCACAAACTCCATGATGATGCATGGTAGAAACAATGGCAAGAAGCTGCTCACCATGAGGATAGTCAAACACGCTTTCGAAATCATTCATCTTCTAACTGGAGAG AATCCACTCCAAGTACTAGTGAATGCCATCATCAACAGTGGACCACGTGAAGACTCCACACGTATTGGTCGTGCTGGTACAGTAAGACGACAGGCTGTAGATGTGTCACCACTCAGGAGAGTGAACCAG GCAATCTGGTTGTTGTGTACTGGTGCCCGTGAGTCATCATTCCGTAACATCAAGACAATTGCAGAATGTCTTGCAGATGAACTCATCAATGCAGCAAAG GGTTCCTCAAACTCCTATGCTATCAAAAAGAAAGATGAGTTGGAACGTGTTGCCAAGTCCAACCGTTAA
- the LOC139114637 gene encoding small ribosomal subunit protein uS7 isoform X2, with translation MSENWDEAAVAGPLTAEAPEVKLFGRWSCDDVQVSDISLTDYIAVKEKYAKYLPHSSGRYAVKRFRKAQCPVVERLTNSMMMHGRNNGKKLLTMRIVKHAFEIIHLLTGENPLQVLVNAIINSGPREDSTRIGRAGTVRRQAVDVSPLRRVNQAIWLLCTGARESSFRNIKTIAECLADELINAAKGSSNSYAIKKKDELERVAKSNR, from the exons ATGTCAGAAAACTGGGATGAAGCAGCTGTGGCTGGACCTCTCACTGCTGAAGCACCAGaagtaaaattgtttggcaGATGGAGCTGTGATGATGTGCAAGTTAGTGACATCAGTTTGACT GATTACATTGCAGTGAAAGAGAAGTATGCCAAGTACCTTCCACACAGCTCTGGTAGATATGCTGTCAAAAGGTTCAGGAAAGCACAGTGCCCAGTGGTGGAACGTCTCACAAACTCCATGATGATGCATGGTAGAAACAATGGCAAGAAGCTGCTCACCATGAGGATAGTCAAACACGCTTTCGAAATCATTCATCTTCTAACTGGAGAG AATCCACTCCAAGTACTAGTGAATGCCATCATCAACAGTGGACCACGTGAAGACTCCACACGTATTGGTCGTGCTGGTACAGTAAGACGACAGGCTGTAGATGTGTCACCACTCAGGAGAGTGAACCAG GCAATCTGGTTGTTGTGTACTGGTGCCCGTGAGTCATCATTCCGTAACATCAAGACAATTGCAGAATGTCTTGCAGATGAACTCATCAATGCAGCAAAG GGTTCCTCAAACTCCTATGCTATCAAAAAGAAAGATGAGTTGGAACGTGTTGCCAAGTCCAACCGTTAA